The proteins below are encoded in one region of Streptomyces cyanogenus:
- a CDS encoding lysylphosphatidylglycerol synthase domain-containing protein — MHPEGAAGTPDASARPGPARADEGGTGAHHEDTGPRQPDGARAREGGPEPHGTRAHGDATEPHENDDPHAREGASAPHEHDGTRARGGVTEAAEGTPGSGNAPPESLACADDDPHAERVEGDEPLLPARVHRPSDLMRLLVGVLAIAVLLGIAAFAHGTTSGLEQDINKGTGQAPDLLIKIAGLASSIAILLVPVAFAIERLIKRDGLRIADGVLAAVLAHGVTLATDLWVARAAPDSIQEALTQPSPGDIHALTDPVHGYLAPVIAYMTAVGMSRRPRWRAVLWIVLLLDAFSMLVTGYTTPFSIILTVLIGWTIAYGTLYAVGSPNVRPTGQTLMAGLRHVGFHPVSTAREEAAETENGDRGRRYFVTLEDGPPLDVTVVDREQQAQGFFYRAWRNLTLRGFATRSSLQSLRQALEQEALLAYAAIAAGANAPKLIATSELGPDAVMLVYEHTGGRTLDSLADEEITDELLRNTWHQVRALQSRRIAHRRLAGDAILVDRSGRVILTELRGGEIAAGELLLRMDVAQLVTTLGLRVGAERAVASAVGVLGPDAVADCLPMLQPIALTRSTRATLRRLARERAQREREAVLEASRQAKPARAEEGSETAQPALEKPDKKTVRAEQRAEKRAIDEALEEAREEDLLTQIRHEVLRIRPQAPVEPARLERVRPRTLISFIAGAIGAYYLLTQLTHIEFGTLFAQAQWGWVIAAVLFSALSYVAAAMALLGFVPERVPFLRTVAAQVAGSFVKIVAPAAVGGVALNTRFLQRAGVRPGLAVASVGASQLFGLGCHILMLLSFGYLTGTEKTPSLSPSRTVIAGLLTVAVLVLVVTSVPFLRKFVVTRVRSLFAGVVPRMLDVLQRPQKLVTGIGGMLLLTACFVMCLDASIRAFGDGSVSLSIASVAVVFLAGNALGSAAPTPGGVGAVEATLTVGLIAVGLPKEVAAPAVLLFRLLTLWLPVLPGWLAFNHLSRKGAL, encoded by the coding sequence GTGCACCCCGAAGGAGCGGCGGGCACCCCTGACGCCTCCGCGCGCCCCGGCCCCGCCCGTGCGGACGAGGGCGGCACCGGCGCGCACCACGAAGACACCGGCCCGCGCCAGCCCGACGGCGCACGCGCGCGCGAAGGCGGCCCCGAGCCGCATGGCACACGCGCGCATGGCGACGCCACCGAGCCACACGAGAACGACGACCCTCACGCGCGTGAAGGCGCCTCCGCACCGCACGAGCACGACGGCACGCGCGCGCGGGGCGGCGTCACCGAGGCCGCCGAAGGGACGCCCGGCTCCGGGAACGCGCCCCCGGAGAGCCTTGCCTGCGCGGACGACGACCCCCACGCCGAGCGGGTGGAGGGCGACGAACCGCTGCTCCCCGCGCGCGTGCACCGGCCCTCGGACCTCATGCGGCTCCTGGTGGGCGTACTCGCCATCGCGGTGCTGCTGGGGATCGCCGCGTTCGCGCACGGCACCACCTCGGGCCTCGAACAGGACATCAACAAGGGCACCGGGCAGGCCCCGGACCTGCTGATCAAGATCGCGGGACTGGCGTCCAGCATCGCGATCCTGCTGGTGCCGGTCGCCTTCGCGATCGAACGGCTGATCAAGCGGGACGGCCTGCGCATCGCCGACGGCGTCCTCGCGGCCGTCCTGGCCCACGGAGTGACGCTCGCCACCGACCTGTGGGTCGCCCGCGCCGCCCCGGACTCCATCCAGGAGGCGCTCACCCAGCCCTCGCCGGGCGACATCCACGCCCTGACCGACCCGGTGCACGGCTATCTGGCGCCCGTGATCGCCTATATGACGGCCGTCGGCATGTCCCGCAGGCCCAGATGGCGCGCGGTGCTGTGGATCGTGCTGCTCCTCGACGCGTTCTCGATGCTGGTCACCGGCTACACCACCCCCTTCTCGATCATCCTGACGGTCCTGATCGGCTGGACCATCGCCTACGGCACCCTGTACGCGGTCGGCTCGCCCAACGTGCGCCCCACCGGCCAGACCCTGATGGCGGGCCTGCGGCACGTCGGCTTCCACCCCGTCTCCACAGCCCGCGAGGAGGCGGCGGAGACGGAGAACGGCGACCGGGGCCGGCGCTACTTCGTCACCCTGGAGGACGGCCCGCCGCTGGACGTCACGGTCGTCGACCGGGAACAGCAGGCGCAGGGCTTCTTCTACCGGGCATGGCGCAATCTGACCCTGCGCGGCTTCGCCACCCGCTCCAGCCTCCAGTCGCTGCGCCAGGCCCTGGAGCAGGAGGCGCTGCTGGCGTACGCGGCGATCGCGGCCGGCGCCAACGCGCCCAAGCTGATCGCCACCTCCGAGCTCGGCCCCGACGCGGTCATGCTCGTCTACGAGCACACCGGCGGGCGCACGCTGGACTCGCTGGCCGACGAGGAGATCACCGACGAACTGCTGCGCAACACCTGGCACCAGGTACGCGCGCTGCAGTCACGGCGCATCGCGCACCGCAGACTGGCCGGAGACGCCATCCTGGTGGATCGTTCCGGCAGGGTGATCCTCACCGAGCTGCGCGGCGGCGAGATCGCGGCCGGCGAGCTGCTGCTGCGCATGGACGTCGCCCAACTGGTCACCACGCTCGGCCTGCGGGTCGGCGCCGAGCGGGCGGTGGCCTCGGCGGTCGGCGTGCTCGGCCCGGACGCGGTCGCCGACTGCCTGCCGATGCTCCAGCCGATCGCGCTGACGCGCTCCACGCGCGCGACGCTGCGCCGACTGGCCCGGGAGCGGGCCCAGCGCGAACGCGAGGCGGTCCTGGAGGCCTCCCGACAGGCCAAGCCGGCCCGCGCGGAGGAGGGGTCCGAAACGGCCCAGCCCGCCTTGGAGAAGCCCGACAAGAAGACGGTCCGCGCCGAGCAGCGCGCGGAGAAGCGGGCCATCGACGAAGCCCTCGAAGAGGCCCGCGAGGAGGATCTGCTCACCCAGATCCGGCACGAGGTGCTGCGGATCAGACCGCAGGCACCCGTGGAACCGGCCCGGCTGGAACGCGTCCGGCCACGCACGCTGATCAGCTTCATCGCCGGTGCGATCGGCGCGTACTACCTGCTGACCCAGCTCACCCACATCGAGTTCGGCACGCTGTTCGCACAGGCCCAGTGGGGCTGGGTGATCGCCGCGGTGCTGTTCTCCGCGCTCAGTTACGTCGCCGCGGCGATGGCCCTGCTGGGCTTCGTGCCGGAGCGGGTGCCGTTCCTGCGGACCGTGGCGGCGCAGGTCGCCGGCTCGTTCGTGAAGATCGTGGCACCGGCCGCGGTCGGCGGTGTGGCCCTGAACACGCGTTTCCTGCAGCGCGCCGGGGTCCGTCCGGGGCTCGCGGTGGCGAGTGTCGGGGCCTCGCAGTTGTTCGGGCTCGGCTGCCACATCCTGATGCTGCTGTCGTTCGGCTATCTGACCGGCACCGAGAAGACCCCGTCGCTGTCGCCGTCCCGCACGGTCATCGCCGGCCTGCTGACCGTGGCCGTGCTGGTCCTGGTGGTCACCTCCGTGCCGTTCCTGCGGAAATTCGTCGTCACGCGCGTGAGGTCGCTGTTCGCCGGTGTCGTACCGCGCATGCTCGACGTGCTGCAGCGGCCCCAGAAGCTCGTCACCGGCATCGGCGGCATGCTGCTGCTGACCGCCTGCTTCGTGATGTGCCTGGACGCCTCCATCCGGGCGTTCGGCGACGGATCGGTGTCGCTCAGCATCGCCAGCGTCGCCGTCGTCTTCCTCGCCGGCAACGCACTCGGCTCCGCGGCGCCCACCCCCGGCGGCGTGGGCGCGGTCGAGGCGACCCTCACCGTCGGTCTGATCGCGGTGGGCCTGCCCAAGGAGGTCGCCGCCCCGGCCGTGCTGCTGTTCCGGCTGCTGACCCTGTGGCTGCCGGTCCTGCCGGGCTGGCTGGCCTTCAACCACCTCAGCCGCAAGGGAGCCCTGTAG
- a CDS encoding alpha/beta hydrolase: protein MANPSRLRAAALATTAVLLSAVLAGCGGSLKDGDLTMQKLDWKDCPAPSEAEGGGSAPSPLPNGTKWQCATMKAPLDWSRPKGDTIGIALIRAQASGPADRRIGSLVFNFGGPGGSGVTTLPAFGSDYAALGTRYDLVSFDPRGVGRSAPVECESDAQLDDYFQQDATPDDSAERAQFLTRTKQFNAACEKNSKKILPHVRTTDVARDMDLMRQVLGDDKLYYFGISYGTELGGVYAHLFPRHVGRAVLDAVVDPTQTPEQGALGQAEGFQLALDNFAKDCTSKTTECPIGSTEQEVKDRIAKLLTDLEKKPIPGVFPRQLTQTAATNGIAQALYSKDFWEYLTEGLEQAYDGDGQILMLLSDSMNGRSENGEYSNLTAANIAINCSDEKQRYTADYVQQKQPEFRAASPLFGDYLAWGMVSCTDWAVPGAADHPDVSAPGSAPLLVIGNTGDPATPYQGAKKMVEALGEGVGVELTYKGQGHGAYDSKNKCVQGTVNAYLLDGKVPKAGTVCS from the coding sequence ATGGCGAACCCCTCCCGGCTGCGCGCCGCCGCGCTGGCCACCACCGCTGTGCTGCTCTCCGCTGTGCTGGCCGGTTGCGGCGGCAGCCTGAAGGACGGGGATCTCACGATGCAGAAGCTGGACTGGAAGGACTGCCCGGCCCCCTCGGAGGCGGAGGGCGGCGGCAGCGCCCCGTCCCCGCTGCCCAACGGCACCAAGTGGCAGTGCGCGACCATGAAGGCACCCCTGGACTGGAGCCGGCCGAAGGGCGACACGATCGGCATCGCCCTGATCCGCGCGCAGGCCAGCGGCCCCGCGGACAGACGGATCGGCTCGCTCGTGTTCAACTTCGGCGGCCCGGGCGGCAGCGGCGTCACCACCCTGCCCGCGTTCGGCTCGGACTACGCCGCCCTGGGCACCCGCTACGACCTGGTCAGCTTCGATCCGCGCGGGGTCGGGCGCAGCGCCCCCGTGGAGTGCGAGAGCGACGCCCAGCTCGACGACTACTTCCAGCAGGACGCTACTCCGGACGACAGCGCCGAACGTGCCCAGTTCCTCACACGCACCAAGCAGTTCAACGCGGCCTGCGAGAAGAACTCCAAGAAGATCCTGCCGCATGTGCGCACCACGGACGTGGCCCGCGACATGGACCTGATGCGCCAGGTCCTCGGCGACGACAAGCTGTACTACTTCGGCATCTCCTACGGCACCGAACTCGGCGGGGTCTACGCCCACCTCTTCCCCCGGCACGTCGGCCGTGCCGTCCTCGACGCCGTCGTGGACCCCACCCAGACCCCGGAGCAGGGCGCCCTCGGCCAGGCCGAGGGTTTCCAGCTCGCACTCGACAACTTCGCGAAGGACTGCACCTCGAAGACCACGGAATGCCCGATCGGCAGCACCGAGCAGGAGGTCAAGGACCGCATCGCGAAACTCCTCACCGACCTGGAGAAGAAGCCGATCCCGGGCGTCTTCCCGCGCCAGCTGACGCAGACCGCCGCCACCAACGGCATCGCGCAGGCCCTGTACTCGAAGGACTTCTGGGAGTACCTCACCGAGGGACTGGAGCAGGCCTACGACGGCGACGGCCAGATCCTCATGCTGCTGTCGGACTCCATGAACGGCCGCAGCGAGAACGGCGAGTACAGCAACCTGACCGCGGCCAACATCGCCATCAACTGCTCCGACGAGAAGCAGCGCTACACCGCGGACTACGTCCAGCAGAAGCAGCCCGAGTTCCGCGCCGCCTCCCCGCTGTTCGGCGACTACCTGGCTTGGGGCATGGTGAGCTGCACCGACTGGGCGGTGCCCGGCGCCGCCGACCATCCCGACGTCAGCGCACCGGGGTCGGCGCCCCTCCTCGTCATCGGCAACACAGGCGACCCGGCCACGCCGTACCAGGGCGCGAAGAAGATGGTGGAGGCACTCGGCGAGGGCGTCGGCGTCGAGCTGACGTACAAGGGCCAGGGGCACGGCGCGTACGACAGCAAGAACAAGTGCG
- a CDS encoding MGMT family protein, producing the protein MSEQSPPEDARAGHVDALPEYAERVLDVAERIPPGRVMTYGDVAEWLAEGGPRQVGRVMALYGGAVPWWRVVRADGVLLPGHELRALAHYRAEGTPLRQAGRSTEGHLPRLDMRRARWDGDADAEGHT; encoded by the coding sequence ATGAGCGAGCAGAGCCCTCCCGAAGACGCCCGCGCGGGACACGTGGACGCGCTGCCGGAGTACGCCGAGCGGGTCCTCGACGTCGCCGAGCGGATTCCGCCGGGCCGGGTCATGACGTACGGCGATGTCGCCGAGTGGCTCGCGGAGGGAGGCCCCCGTCAGGTGGGGCGGGTGATGGCCCTCTACGGCGGTGCCGTCCCGTGGTGGCGTGTGGTGCGCGCCGACGGTGTGCTGCTGCCCGGCCACGAACTGCGCGCGCTCGCCCACTACCGCGCGGAGGGCACGCCGCTGAGGCAGGCCGGCAGGAGTACCGAGGGGCATCTGCCGCGGCTCGACATGCGCCGGGCCCGGTGGGACGGTGACGCGGACGCGGAGGGTCACACCTGA
- a CDS encoding ATP-dependent helicase translates to MSSSSSTRHLPHPTVRQGSRGAYRLVRTPPAVVDPPPLDAAQRAVVDHRSGPLLVLAGPGTGKTTTLVESVAARIARGGDPERILVLTFSRKAAVDLRDRMALRMGAARAPRATTFHSYCYALVRAHQDSDRFTQPLRLLSGPEQDVAVRELLAGQPELERLGLTHVRWPDELRACLTTRGFADEVRAVLARSRELGLGPDALDAFARRIGRPDWRAAAAFLAEYLDTLDLQGVIDYAELVHRAVLLARRPEAAARLAARYDAVYVDEYQDTDPAQVRLLHALAGGGRTLVAFGDPDQSIYAFRGADVNGILGFPAAFPRADGRPAPVEVLRTSRRSGAALLAATRLITQRMPLPRLPADKVRAHREPAAARDGGRVEVHTYPTPGAELDNIADLLRRAHLEDGVPWSDMAVLVRAGSRLPTLRRALTAAGVPLDIDGDDLPLRHEPAVAPLLTALRAVATAEAPHRAEPATQGRPAALPAAGASPEEAAADTAPQAPGTCWLDTETALTLLTSPLAGMDAADLRRLGRALREEERAAGNPLPPPSDELLARALAEPERLAVHDPVYARGAQRLGTLLRKARERLAGGGTAEEALWDLWEGTPWPARLERAARRGGAAGRNADRDLDAVCALFATAARAEERTGGRGALNFLAEIEAEDIAADTLTRRAVRPDAVRVMTAHRAKGLEWRLVVVAGVQEGLWPDLRRRGSLLEADRIGRDGLAEPLTPGALLAEERRLFYVAATRARDRLVVTAVKAPADDGDQPSRFLTELGVEPRDVTGRPRRPLSVAALVAELRATTVDPRASAALREAAARRLARLAALADEDGRPLVPSAHPYRWWGMFEPTESKVPLRHHDQPVVLSGSALDQLANTCALQWFLGREVKADAPATAAQGFGNVVHVLADEVASGRTPADLDVLMERLDSVWNALAFDAPWKSQQEKDNARVALERFLNWHVLDRAGRTPVASEQDFDVTLEAGGYQVRIRGQMDRVETDAEGRAYVVDFKTGKQAPTAREVERHPQLAVYQLAVREGAVDTAFDGARPEPGGAELVHLRQGAPKRDGGEGLPKVQTQGPPAGEWVGELLATAAGKVLDERFTPSTGQHCTHCAFRASCSARPEGRHVVE, encoded by the coding sequence GTGAGCTCCTCTTCCTCCACCCGGCACCTGCCGCACCCCACGGTGCGGCAGGGGAGCCGTGGCGCTTACCGACTGGTCCGTACCCCGCCGGCCGTCGTGGACCCCCCTCCTCTGGACGCGGCACAGCGCGCCGTGGTTGACCACCGGAGCGGACCGCTGCTCGTCCTCGCCGGCCCCGGCACCGGCAAGACCACCACCCTGGTCGAGTCCGTGGCCGCGCGGATCGCCCGGGGCGGCGACCCCGAGCGGATCCTCGTGCTGACGTTCAGCCGCAAGGCCGCCGTCGACCTGCGCGACCGCATGGCCCTGCGCATGGGCGCCGCCCGCGCACCCAGGGCGACCACGTTCCACTCGTACTGCTACGCGCTCGTCCGCGCCCACCAGGACAGCGACCGGTTCACCCAGCCGCTGCGCCTGCTCTCCGGCCCCGAGCAGGACGTCGCCGTCCGCGAGCTGCTCGCCGGCCAGCCCGAGCTGGAGCGGCTCGGCCTGACCCACGTGCGCTGGCCCGACGAACTGCGCGCCTGCCTGACCACGCGCGGGTTCGCCGACGAGGTCCGCGCCGTCCTCGCCCGCAGCCGCGAACTGGGCCTCGGCCCGGACGCCCTGGACGCCTTCGCGCGCCGCATCGGCCGCCCCGACTGGCGGGCGGCAGCGGCCTTCCTCGCCGAGTACCTGGACACCCTCGACCTCCAGGGCGTGATCGACTACGCGGAACTGGTCCACCGCGCGGTCCTCCTCGCCCGCCGCCCGGAGGCCGCCGCACGGCTCGCGGCCCGGTACGACGCCGTGTACGTCGACGAGTACCAGGACACCGACCCCGCCCAGGTCCGGCTCCTGCACGCCCTGGCCGGAGGGGGCCGCACCCTCGTCGCCTTCGGCGACCCCGACCAGTCGATCTACGCCTTCCGGGGCGCCGACGTGAACGGCATCCTCGGCTTCCCGGCCGCCTTCCCGCGCGCGGACGGCCGCCCCGCCCCCGTCGAGGTGCTGCGCACCTCCCGCCGCTCCGGCGCCGCCCTGCTGGCCGCGACCCGCCTGATCACCCAGCGCATGCCGCTGCCCCGGCTGCCCGCCGACAAGGTCCGCGCCCACCGGGAACCGGCCGCCGCACGCGACGGCGGCCGGGTCGAGGTCCACACCTACCCGACGCCCGGCGCGGAACTGGACAACATCGCGGACCTGCTGCGCCGCGCGCACCTGGAGGACGGCGTCCCCTGGAGCGACATGGCCGTCCTGGTACGCGCCGGCTCCCGCCTGCCGACCCTCCGCCGCGCCCTCACCGCCGCCGGCGTCCCCCTCGACATCGACGGCGACGACCTCCCCCTGCGGCACGAGCCCGCGGTGGCGCCGCTGCTCACAGCCCTCCGCGCGGTGGCCACGGCGGAAGCTCCCCACCGCGCGGAACCCGCGACGCAGGGCCGGCCTGCGGCGCTGCCGGCCGCCGGCGCCTCCCCGGAGGAGGCCGCCGCCGACACCGCACCGCAGGCTCCCGGCACCTGCTGGCTGGACACCGAGACCGCCCTCACCCTGCTCACCTCCCCGCTCGCCGGCATGGACGCAGCCGACCTGCGCCGCCTCGGCCGAGCCCTGCGCGAGGAGGAGCGGGCCGCCGGGAACCCGCTGCCGCCCCCGTCCGACGAACTGCTCGCCCGGGCGCTCGCCGAACCCGAGCGCCTGGCCGTGCACGACCCGGTGTACGCGCGCGGGGCACAGCGTCTCGGCACGCTGCTCCGCAAGGCCCGTGAGCGGCTCGCGGGCGGCGGTACGGCCGAGGAGGCCCTGTGGGACCTGTGGGAGGGCACACCGTGGCCCGCGCGCCTGGAACGGGCCGCCCGGCGCGGCGGCGCGGCCGGCCGCAACGCCGACCGGGACCTGGACGCCGTCTGCGCGCTGTTCGCCACCGCCGCGCGCGCGGAGGAGCGCACCGGAGGCCGCGGCGCCCTGAACTTCCTGGCGGAGATCGAGGCCGAGGACATAGCCGCCGACACGCTCACCCGCCGCGCGGTACGGCCCGACGCCGTCCGCGTCATGACCGCGCACCGCGCCAAGGGCCTGGAGTGGCGGCTGGTCGTCGTCGCCGGCGTCCAGGAGGGCCTGTGGCCCGACCTGCGGCGCCGCGGCTCGCTGCTGGAGGCCGACCGCATCGGCCGCGACGGACTCGCCGAGCCGCTGACCCCCGGCGCGCTGCTCGCCGAGGAGCGCCGCCTGTTCTACGTCGCCGCCACACGCGCGCGTGACCGGCTCGTCGTCACCGCCGTGAAGGCACCGGCCGACGACGGCGACCAGCCGTCCCGGTTCCTGACCGAGCTGGGAGTCGAGCCCAGGGACGTCACCGGGCGCCCCCGCCGCCCGCTGTCCGTCGCCGCGCTCGTCGCCGAACTGCGCGCCACCACGGTCGACCCGCGCGCGTCCGCAGCGCTGCGGGAGGCCGCCGCCCGCCGACTCGCGCGGCTCGCCGCGCTCGCCGACGAGGACGGCCGACCGCTTGTGCCGTCCGCACACCCCTACCGCTGGTGGGGCATGTTCGAGCCGACCGAGAGCAAGGTGCCGCTGCGCCACCACGACCAGCCCGTGGTGCTCTCCGGCAGCGCCCTCGACCAGCTCGCCAACACGTGCGCCTTGCAGTGGTTCCTGGGCCGCGAGGTGAAGGCCGACGCCCCGGCCACCGCCGCGCAGGGCTTCGGCAACGTCGTCCACGTCCTCGCCGACGAGGTCGCCTCCGGCCGCACCCCCGCCGACCTCGACGTCCTCATGGAACGCCTGGACTCCGTGTGGAATGCGCTCGCCTTCGACGCGCCCTGGAAGTCGCAGCAGGAGAAGGACAACGCGCGCGTGGCGCTCGAACGCTTCCTGAACTGGCATGTGCTGGACCGGGCCGGCCGCACCCCGGTGGCGAGCGAGCAGGACTTCGACGTCACCCTCGAAGCGGGCGGCTACCAGGTCCGCATCCGCGGCCAGATGGACCGCGTGGAGACGGACGCCGAGGGCCGGGCCTACGTGGTCGACTTCAAGACCGGCAAACAGGCGCCCACCGCGCGCGAGGTGGAGCGGCACCCCCAGCTCGCCGTCTACCAGCTCGCCGTCCGCGAAGGAGCCGTCGACACCGCCTTCGACGGCGCACGCCCCGAACCCGGCGGCGCCGAACTCGTCCACCTCAGACAGGGTGCCCCCAAGCGCGACGGCGGCGAGGGCCTGCCCAAGGTGCAGACCCAGGGGCCGCCGGCGGGGGAGTGGGTCGGCGAGCTGCTGGCCACCGCCGCCGGGAAAGTCCTCGACGAGCGGTTCACACCGAGCACCGGCCAGCACTGCACGCACTGCGCGTTCCGCGCCTCGTGCAGCGCACGGCCGGAGGGACGGCACGTGGTGGAGTAA